The following coding sequences lie in one Hypanus sabinus isolate sHypSab1 unplaced genomic scaffold, sHypSab1.hap1 scaffold_62, whole genome shotgun sequence genomic window:
- the LOC132389651 gene encoding oocyte zinc finger protein XlCOF20-like — translation MAQQRVHTRERPFTCSDCGKGFTQSSQLLRHQSVHTGDRPFNCSLCGKGFTSAYQLLRHQSVHTGEWPFTCSDCGKGFASSSHLKIHQRVHTGERPFTCSDCGKGFSSSSHLKVHQRVHTGERPFTCSNCGKGFTQSSILKAHQRLHTG, via the coding sequence atggctcaacagcgagttcacactcgggagcggccgttcacctgctcagactgtgggaaaggattcactcagtcatctcagttactgagacaccagtcagttcacactggggacaggccattcaactgctcgctctgcgggaagggattcacttccgCATATcagctactgagacaccagtcagttcacaccggagagtggccgttcacctgctcagactgtgggaagggattcgcttcgtcatcccatctgaagatacatcagcgagttcacactggagagaggccgttcacctgctcagactgtgggaagggtttctcTTCGTCATCccacctgaaggtacatcagcgagttcacactggagagaggccattcacctgctcaaactgtgggaaaggattcactcagtcatccatcctaaaggcacaccagcgacttcacactgggtag